The sequence GCCCGCAGACATTCCTTTGACAGTTCAAACATGTTTTTAACTAATGACCCTTCACGGGATAAATAATAATAGTAGCCCTCCTTTAATAACCATGATTTTGACGTTTTCGTGATTAGCTCTAAATAAAACAGAAAATCCTCACCATATTTAATTGCCTCGTTATAATATATTTGGTTATCGGTAATTAACGTTTTGCGAATAATCGCCTTTAATATTCCTAAATCGTTTTCGACGAAATACTCTGGTGTAATTGGCTGATCGTCTGTTACCGTAATCCCTTTAAATTTATAATAGGTAGTCCAAGGAGATCTCTCTCCTTCTCGGATATAAAGAAGATTATCAAATATTAGATCTAAATCTTTTTCATTCATGACTTTCATCATATTTTTTAATCGATTTGGGTCCCACCAATCATCACTGTCGAGAATCGCTATGAATTCCCCTTTTGCTAACTCAATAGCGCGGTTTCTAGAATACGAAGGACCACTGTTTTTTTCATTTTGATAAACTCTAATTCTAGAATTATCGAATTGCTTAACAGCCTCTACACTTCCATCTGTTGAACCATCATCCACAACAATGATTTCAAAGTTTTGATAGGTCTGATTTAGTACGGACTGAATACAAGCATGAATGTACTTTTCCGTGTTATACGTGGGGATAATGATCGATACAAGACTCATAGTCGTGAATCCTCCTAAATGTAGCTTCAAGAAAATAGTAGAAGCTCTATACTCATTCGTCTTTTTTATTAATTTAATCGCTCTTTTTCCATAAGGCTCTTATTCAAGGTATAACCAAGAAAAATATAGAAATACAGGGTAAACGTTTTATCCTCCCAGATATTGTAGAGAAGTCCGGCTGCACTAGCACCTACCAAAATTGAGATAAAAAGAATCGATCCACCCACTTGCTTTCTTTTTTTCCAGAGAAGTACAATCATCCCAATGATAAATATAGCAAATGAGATGACACCCAAAATTCCCGTTTGTGTAATCACTTGAATATATTGATTATCTGAGTAAATCCCACTTGGAATTTGGTATTCTTCTAGAATGGGTGATGGATAACTAAGGGAGGCCGAATCACCAAAAGTTCCAAAACCAGTTCCAATAATCGGGTGATCCTTAAAGACTTCTATACCCTTTTTAACAATATAAATTCTCCCCCACTCCGTACTGGCCTGAATCGTATTTTGGTCAAAGGCTTCGGTCATTCTCTTTTTGAAATCACCTTGTTCTTTAATGGGTTCAACTTCAACATCCTCGACTACTGTTTCCGGCTGTTGTGCCATTCGTTGTTGTTGTTCCATATATTCCGTCAACCCAACAACGGGAAAATAAATAATGGGCAATGACAGGATGATACTTAGGGCAACTGGCTTTATGACCCGCCATTCTTTCGATAGAGCGATGTAAACGATAAATCCTACAATCATTGCAATAAAGGTTCCCCTTGAGTAAGTTAATAAAAACACCCCAAAGATTAAAAAGGAAAAGATC is a genomic window of Niallia sp. XMNu-256 containing:
- a CDS encoding glycosyltransferase family 2 protein, producing the protein MSLVSIIIPTYNTEKYIHACIQSVLNQTYQNFEIIVVDDGSTDGSVEAVKQFDNSRIRVYQNEKNSGPSYSRNRAIELAKGEFIAILDSDDWWDPNRLKNMMKVMNEKDLDLIFDNLLYIREGERSPWTTYYKFKGITVTDDQPITPEYFVENDLGILKAIIRKTLITDNQIYYNEAIKYGEDFLFYLELITKTSKSWLLKEGYYYYLSREGSLVKNMFELSKECLRATEELLQHPKKEYTPGLMKALEKRAEDFSFVVRYHETDRYLKSRQYSKAIHNFIQYRDVLKEMTLVRLRLLKYALQGKKIHS
- a CDS encoding O-antigen ligase family protein; translated protein: MNRLRKYALPISLLLLLISVVVPISSFGYLATLLIGMILLFNPKQGLLFLLIYFPIRPALIEWSPSIKYVGDFIIVLLFVQALWQWVKTKPKLGKIPIFIIGFLAFCLVGTVSALITGVSIIAVIFQLRAFLITFLLILIISIQKINKRDLYAFLWTTVIMAVMMSLQGIVEKVSLRTLLIPETWSSMQLPETNRIRIYGLIGNPNVFATYLAIAFICSIYLKKVYTNYRLLLTIFSFLIFGVFLLTYSRGTFIAMIVGFIVYIALSKEWRVIKPVALSIILSLPIIYFPVVGLTEYMEQQQRMAQQPETVVEDVEVEPIKEQGDFKKRMTEAFDQNTIQASTEWGRIYIVKKGIEVFKDHPIIGTGFGTFGDSASLSYPSPILEEYQIPSGIYSDNQYIQVITQTGILGVISFAIFIIGMIVLLWKKRKQVGGSILFISILVGASAAGLLYNIWEDKTFTLYFYIFLGYTLNKSLMEKERLN